A portion of the Natronococcus sp. AD-5 genome contains these proteins:
- a CDS encoding DUF1059 domain-containing protein, whose product MAQAHRLDCEAAAADCRFIVQSENEEEAIELAKTHMSDVHGRDYTAEELRSEHLKIV is encoded by the coding sequence GTGGCACAAGCCCACAGGCTGGATTGTGAAGCGGCAGCAGCCGATTGCCGGTTCATCGTTCAATCGGAAAACGAAGAGGAAGCGATCGAATTGGCAAAAACCCACATGAGCGACGTTCACGGGAGAGACTACACGGCTGAGGAACTCCGGAGTGAACACCTGAAAATCGTATAG
- a CDS encoding Single-stranded DNA binding protein, protein MELDDHAEDLASDLGVDKEEVKSDLQNLVEYSVPVDEAKQSLRRKYGDGSSSGGGTPSAKNVADITPDDGNVTVTSVVLTAGKRSIRYQGSDHVIVEGRLADETGTIDYTAWEDFGLSPGDTITAGNAGVREWDGEPELNLGESTALSFQDEGLEVPYEIGGEAQLTDLRTGDRARTVEVAVLECERRTIDGRDGETEILSGVFGDESGRLPFTNWDPAPEIEEGGSVRIENAYVQEFRGVPEVNVSEFSTVTALEREIDVGADATTMAVGEAVHTGGVYDVELVGNVIAVRDGSGLIQRCPECYRVIQKGQCRTHGDVDGIDDLRVKAILDDGTGTVTAVLDDDLTEKVYGGTLEDALEAAREAMDQEVVADAIRERVVGREYRVRGHLSVDEYGANLDAETFEESDDDPAARASAFLEEVDA, encoded by the coding sequence ATGGAACTCGACGATCATGCCGAGGATCTCGCCTCCGACCTCGGCGTCGACAAAGAGGAGGTCAAATCCGACCTGCAGAACTTGGTGGAGTACAGCGTCCCGGTCGACGAGGCCAAACAGAGCCTCCGCCGGAAGTACGGCGACGGGAGCAGCAGCGGGGGCGGCACCCCGTCGGCGAAGAACGTCGCCGACATCACGCCCGACGACGGCAACGTCACCGTAACCAGCGTCGTCCTCACCGCGGGGAAGCGGTCGATCCGCTACCAGGGATCGGACCACGTCATCGTAGAGGGTCGCCTGGCCGACGAGACCGGAACGATCGATTACACCGCCTGGGAGGACTTCGGCCTCTCGCCCGGCGATACGATTACCGCGGGCAACGCCGGCGTCCGCGAGTGGGACGGCGAGCCCGAACTCAACCTCGGCGAGAGCACCGCGCTCTCGTTCCAGGACGAGGGGCTCGAGGTGCCCTACGAGATCGGCGGCGAGGCGCAGCTGACCGACCTCCGGACGGGCGACCGCGCGAGAACCGTCGAGGTCGCGGTCCTCGAGTGCGAGCGCCGGACGATCGACGGCCGCGACGGCGAGACGGAGATCCTGAGCGGCGTCTTCGGCGACGAGAGCGGCCGCCTCCCGTTCACGAACTGGGATCCGGCCCCCGAGATTGAGGAGGGCGGCTCGGTCCGCATCGAGAACGCCTACGTCCAGGAGTTCCGGGGCGTCCCCGAGGTGAACGTCTCCGAGTTCTCGACGGTCACCGCGCTCGAGCGCGAGATCGACGTCGGCGCCGACGCGACGACGATGGCGGTCGGCGAGGCCGTCCACACCGGCGGCGTCTACGACGTCGAACTCGTCGGCAACGTGATCGCGGTCCGGGACGGCTCCGGCCTGATCCAGCGCTGTCCGGAGTGTTACCGGGTCATCCAGAAGGGGCAGTGTCGCACCCACGGCGACGTCGACGGGATCGACGACCTCCGCGTGAAGGCGATCCTCGACGACGGCACCGGAACCGTGACCGCCGTGCTCGACGACGACCTGACCGAGAAGGTCTACGGCGGCACCTTGGAGGACGCGCTCGAGGCCGCTCGCGAGGCGATGGACCAGGAAGTCGTCGCGGACGCGATCCGCGAACGCGTCGTCGGCCGCGAGTACCGCGTTCGCGGCCACCTCTCGGTCGACGAGTACGGCGCCAACCTCGACGCCGAAACGTTCGAGGAGAGCGACGACGATCCGGCCGCGCGCGCGTCGGCCTTCCTCGAGGAGGTGGACGCATGA
- the glnA gene encoding type I glutamate--ammonia ligase: MPDGNLTTAEQEVLDQIEAEDVDFLRLQFTDILGTVKNVSVPARQAEKAFTEGIYFDGSSIEGFVRIQESDMRLKPDPGTFAVLPWRTNDESAAARMICDVIDTSTGDPFEGDPRYVLKQALERAKEMGYTVNAAPEPEFFLFEEDEEGRATTETNDHGGYFDLAPKDLASDVRRDIIYGLENMGFEVEASHHEVAEGQHEINFTYDDALTTADNVATFRTVVRAIAAQHDLHATFMPKPIPKINGSGMHTHLSLFTEDGENAFHDETDEFNLSEEARAFTAGLLEHAPAITAVANPTVNSYKRLVPGYEAPVYVAWSDRNRSALIRKPAARTPAASRVELRSPDPSCNPYLALAVMIHAGLEGIENDLECPDPVRENIYEFDETKREEYGIDTLPSNLGGAVDALEEDEVVSDALGEHISEKFVEAKSQEFEEYLVDVSQWELDRYLETF; encoded by the coding sequence ATGCCAGATGGGAACTTGACCACTGCAGAACAGGAGGTACTGGATCAGATCGAGGCGGAGGACGTCGACTTCCTTCGCCTGCAGTTTACGGACATCCTGGGGACGGTCAAGAACGTCTCCGTGCCGGCACGACAGGCCGAGAAGGCGTTCACCGAGGGGATCTACTTCGACGGATCGTCGATCGAGGGCTTCGTGCGCATTCAGGAGTCGGACATGCGTCTCAAACCCGACCCCGGAACGTTCGCCGTTCTCCCGTGGCGGACGAACGACGAGAGCGCCGCCGCGCGGATGATCTGCGACGTGATCGACACCTCGACGGGCGACCCCTTCGAGGGCGACCCGCGCTACGTCCTCAAGCAGGCCTTAGAGCGCGCCAAAGAGATGGGTTACACGGTCAACGCCGCGCCCGAACCCGAGTTCTTCCTGTTCGAAGAGGACGAGGAGGGGCGCGCGACGACCGAAACCAACGACCACGGCGGTTACTTCGACCTCGCGCCCAAGGACCTCGCCAGCGACGTGCGTCGCGACATCATCTACGGCCTCGAGAACATGGGCTTCGAAGTCGAGGCCAGCCACCACGAGGTCGCCGAAGGGCAACACGAGATCAACTTCACCTACGACGACGCGCTCACGACCGCCGACAACGTCGCCACCTTCCGCACCGTCGTCCGTGCAATCGCCGCCCAGCACGATCTGCACGCGACGTTCATGCCCAAGCCGATCCCGAAGATCAACGGTTCGGGCATGCACACCCACCTCTCGCTGTTCACCGAGGACGGCGAGAACGCCTTCCACGACGAAACCGACGAGTTCAACCTCTCCGAGGAGGCCCGCGCCTTCACCGCCGGGCTCCTCGAGCACGCCCCCGCGATCACCGCCGTCGCCAACCCGACGGTCAACAGCTACAAACGCCTCGTTCCCGGCTACGAGGCGCCGGTCTACGTGGCGTGGTCCGACCGCAACCGCTCGGCGCTCATCCGCAAGCCGGCGGCACGCACGCCCGCGGCCTCGCGGGTCGAACTGCGCTCGCCCGACCCGTCCTGTAACCCCTACCTCGCGCTCGCCGTCATGATCCACGCGGGTCTCGAGGGCATCGAAAACGACCTCGAGTGTCCGGATCCGGTCCGCGAGAACATCTACGAGTTCGACGAGACCAAGCGCGAGGAGTACGGCATCGACACCCTGCCGTCGAACCTCGGCGGCGCCGTCGACGCCCTCGAAGAGGACGAGGTCGTCTCCGACGCCTTGGGCGAGCACATCAGCGAGAAGTTCGTCGAGGCCAAGTCCCAGGAGTTCGAGGAGTACCTCGTCGACGTCTCCCAGTGGGAGCTCGACCGCTACCTCGAGACGTTCTGA
- a CDS encoding APC family permease, giving the protein MSESNNQFERILTKKDLFVLAFGAMIGWGWIIQTGFWIDEAGVSGSVLGFVVGAVMVCVVGLIYGELASAMPFVGGEHVYSFRALGPIGSFACTWALVLGYVGVVVFEVIALPSAMAYIVPGFNVGELWTVAGEPVYASWIVVGGIGAIVMTALNYRGVKPAAQFQTLLALVIGLAGIMLVVGALLNGQSQSNPPLSDVGAAGVATVAIMTPFMFVGFDVIPQSAEEADVSPRLIGLLIPASVSLAALFYIGVIWASGQAMPGFELVESPLPAASAMEAIFDSQLIGRIMALAGIAGILTSWNSFLLGASRAVFALADSGMIPKRISALHSEYNTPSTAIVLIGSLSIFAPLFGEQMLIWIVNASGLGLVVAWFLVVVSFFVLRRREPDLNRPLELPYGYVFGAVALVLTVGFIGLYLPGGPSALVWPYEWGIVLLWTILGVVLYSVSSPDSEIELEDLSVGDLE; this is encoded by the coding sequence ATGAGTGAAAGTAACAATCAGTTCGAACGAATTTTGACGAAGAAGGACCTCTTCGTCCTCGCGTTCGGTGCGATGATCGGATGGGGATGGATCATTCAGACCGGGTTTTGGATCGATGAAGCCGGAGTTAGCGGTTCCGTTCTCGGATTCGTCGTCGGCGCGGTGATGGTGTGCGTTGTCGGACTGATTTACGGCGAACTGGCTTCTGCGATGCCGTTCGTTGGGGGCGAACACGTGTACAGCTTTCGCGCACTCGGTCCGATCGGTTCGTTCGCGTGTACCTGGGCGCTCGTGCTCGGATACGTCGGCGTCGTCGTTTTCGAGGTCATCGCACTGCCGTCCGCGATGGCGTACATCGTCCCCGGATTCAACGTCGGTGAACTGTGGACGGTGGCCGGAGAGCCCGTTTACGCATCGTGGATCGTCGTCGGTGGCATCGGTGCTATCGTAATGACGGCGCTTAACTATCGGGGCGTGAAGCCCGCAGCTCAGTTCCAAACGCTGCTGGCGCTCGTCATCGGTCTCGCGGGGATCATGCTCGTCGTCGGCGCCCTCCTAAACGGGCAGTCGCAGTCGAATCCGCCGCTTTCCGATGTCGGCGCCGCCGGCGTGGCTACGGTTGCGATCATGACGCCGTTCATGTTCGTCGGATTCGACGTGATACCGCAATCGGCCGAAGAGGCGGATGTGTCTCCCCGTTTGATCGGATTACTCATCCCCGCGTCCGTCTCGCTCGCCGCGCTGTTTTACATCGGCGTTATCTGGGCGTCCGGGCAGGCGATGCCCGGTTTCGAACTCGTCGAGAGTCCGCTTCCCGCCGCGTCCGCAATGGAAGCGATCTTCGACAGTCAGTTGATCGGTCGAATTATGGCTCTGGCCGGGATCGCGGGAATCCTGACGAGTTGGAATTCGTTCTTGCTCGGCGCCAGCCGCGCCGTCTTCGCGCTCGCAGACTCGGGAATGATACCGAAGCGGATCAGCGCGCTCCACTCCGAGTACAACACGCCGTCGACCGCCATCGTCCTCATCGGCAGCCTCTCGATCTTCGCTCCGCTGTTCGGCGAGCAGATGTTGATCTGGATCGTCAACGCGAGCGGCCTCGGACTCGTCGTCGCGTGGTTCCTCGTGGTCGTCTCCTTCTTCGTTCTCCGCCGCCGCGAACCCGACTTGAATCGTCCGCTCGAACTTCCGTACGGCTACGTGTTCGGGGCCGTCGCACTCGTTTTGACGGTCGGCTTCATCGGGCTGTATCTGCCAGGCGGGCCGTCGGCGCTCGTGTGGCCCTACGAGTGGGGGATCGTCCTCCTCTGGACGATACTCGGCGTGGTCCTCTACTCCGTTTCGTCGCCGGACTCGGAGATCGAACTCGAGGATCTCAGCGTGGGGGATCTCGAATAA
- a CDS encoding thioredoxin family protein, which translates to MNDRAPKPTRLEDGADLDRFVERNDLALVEFYTKGCARCQAMEPVLGNVARATGVAVGLINPGNDVRLVDRFDVESVPTLVLFEDGSETGRIAEGFRGTGAVVTFVNEHAGEAVETE; encoded by the coding sequence ATGAACGATCGAGCCCCGAAACCGACGCGACTCGAGGACGGTGCCGATCTCGATCGCTTCGTCGAACGGAACGACCTCGCGCTCGTCGAGTTCTACACGAAGGGCTGCGCGAGGTGTCAGGCGATGGAACCGGTGCTCGGGAACGTCGCGCGTGCGACCGGCGTCGCCGTCGGACTGATCAATCCCGGCAACGACGTCCGGCTCGTCGATCGGTTCGACGTCGAATCGGTTCCGACGCTCGTGCTCTTCGAAGACGGCTCGGAGACCGGCCGGATCGCGGAGGGGTTCCGGGGGACGGGCGCAGTCGTCACCTTCGTGAACGAGCACGCAGGCGAGGCCGTCGAAACGGAGTAG
- a CDS encoding 2,5-diamino-6-(ribosylamino)-4(3H)-pyrimidinone 5'-phosphate reductase, producing MHVVVNAAVSADGKLSTRRREQLAISGDEDFARVDRLRAESDAIVVGVGTVLADDPHLTVKDESLIAERREAGESDHPARVVVDSKARTPIDAAILDDAAATYVCTSEVAPVDNRMDLAGRAELITAGDDRVDLLRAFAALQRQGLERIMVEGGGELIFSLFEVGLVDELRVFVGPKVIGGRDAPTLADGEGFVDEFPTLELANLERLGDGALLTWRTGGQ from the coding sequence ATGCACGTCGTCGTCAACGCCGCCGTGAGTGCCGACGGGAAGCTCTCCACGAGACGCCGCGAACAGCTCGCGATCAGCGGCGACGAGGACTTCGCGCGCGTCGATCGGCTCCGGGCCGAAAGCGACGCGATCGTCGTCGGCGTCGGGACCGTCCTGGCGGACGATCCGCACCTGACCGTCAAGGACGAGTCGCTGATCGCGGAGCGCCGCGAGGCCGGCGAGTCCGATCACCCTGCCCGCGTCGTCGTCGACTCGAAGGCGCGCACGCCGATCGACGCGGCGATCCTCGACGACGCGGCGGCGACGTACGTCTGCACGAGCGAGGTCGCGCCGGTCGACAACCGGATGGACCTCGCCGGGCGAGCCGAGTTGATCACGGCCGGCGACGACCGCGTCGACCTCCTGCGGGCGTTCGCGGCGCTCCAGAGACAGGGTCTCGAGCGGATCATGGTCGAGGGCGGCGGCGAACTCATCTTCTCGCTGTTCGAGGTCGGCCTCGTCGACGAACTGCGGGTGTTCGTCGGCCCGAAAGTGATCGGCGGTCGGGACGCCCCGACGCTGGCCGACGGCGAGGGCTTCGTCGACGAGTTTCCGACGCTCGAGCTCGCCAACCTCGAGCGGCTCGGCGACGGCGCGTTGCTGACCTGGCGAACCGGCGGGCAGTGA
- a CDS encoding class I SAM-dependent methyltransferase, with translation MTTETRAEADPIDEEKLNELVETSLVDLGATVHAALAVVGDELGLYAALDDAGPLTSAEVAEQTDTAERYVREWLRSQAAGGYVTYDPETDRYDLSPEQAYVLANEESPVFMPGAFQLVASASKIEPELREAFRTGEGIGWHEHDGDMFHGTERFFGPSYGAYLLDWIAALDGVDASLKAGGRIVDVGCGHGAPTIRMAEAYPNSTVVGIDYHEASIEVARERADTAGVADRVDFEVATAREYDGTDYDLVTMFNCFHDMGDPVGVAAHVRETLTDDGAWMIVEPYAEDRVEDNLTPFGRLAYSISTVACTPNSLSQDVGYGLGAQAGEERTRGVVAEGGFTRFRRAAETPTSLVFEAKP, from the coding sequence ATGACAACAGAAACCCGAGCGGAAGCGGACCCGATCGACGAAGAGAAACTGAACGAACTCGTGGAAACGTCGCTCGTCGATCTCGGCGCGACGGTCCACGCCGCGCTGGCCGTCGTCGGCGACGAACTCGGTCTCTACGCGGCACTGGACGACGCCGGGCCGCTCACGTCCGCCGAGGTGGCCGAGCAAACGGACACCGCGGAGCGCTACGTCCGAGAGTGGCTGCGCTCGCAGGCCGCCGGCGGGTACGTGACCTACGATCCCGAGACCGACCGCTACGATCTCTCCCCGGAGCAGGCCTACGTGTTGGCCAACGAGGAAAGCCCGGTGTTCATGCCGGGCGCGTTCCAGCTGGTCGCGTCGGCGAGCAAGATCGAACCCGAACTCCGCGAAGCGTTTCGAACCGGCGAGGGAATCGGCTGGCACGAACACGACGGGGACATGTTTCACGGCACCGAACGCTTCTTCGGGCCGTCATACGGGGCGTATCTCCTGGACTGGATCGCGGCGCTCGACGGAGTCGATGCGAGTCTGAAAGCGGGCGGGCGGATCGTCGACGTGGGCTGTGGACACGGCGCACCGACGATCCGCATGGCCGAAGCGTACCCCAACTCGACGGTCGTCGGGATCGACTACCACGAGGCATCGATTGAGGTGGCACGCGAGCGGGCGGACACGGCGGGCGTCGCAGACCGCGTCGACTTCGAGGTGGCGACCGCGAGGGAGTACGACGGAACCGACTACGACCTCGTAACGATGTTCAACTGCTTCCACGACATGGGTGATCCTGTCGGTGTGGCGGCCCACGTCCGGGAGACGCTCACCGACGACGGCGCGTGGATGATCGTCGAACCCTATGCCGAGGACCGGGTCGAAGATAACCTCACCCCGTTTGGCCGTCTCGCGTACTCGATCTCGACGGTGGCCTGTACGCCGAATTCGCTCAGTCAGGATGTCGGCTACGGTCTCGGCGCACAAGCGGGTGAGGAGCGGACTCGCGGAGTCGTCGCCGAGGGCGGATTTACGCGCTTTCGCCGCGCGGCAGAGACGCCGACCAGTCTGGTCTTCGAAGCGAAGCCATAG
- a CDS encoding cation:proton antiporter domain-containing protein, producing the protein MEPLNVALALLGGLLLALNLSSEFVTDRVPVLSQPLLATAFGAAVGPAGLGLLVLSAWGDPIAILEHVARVTVGFAVVGIALRVPVQYVRRRAAALAVVLGPGMVSMWLASSALVYVLLGVPERTALLLGAIVTPTDPVIANTIVTGSLAESQIPDRLRRFLSTEAGANDGLAYPFVFLAIFALSHPLEGALSRWLVDAALVGVGGAVALGAFGGTVVGVLEREAERRGALLGTSDVLAAFVAGMAYNTFANPRDEALESEVQDAIKRLLTIPAFVVFGAALPWAEWRTLGAAGVALGIAIVLLRRLPAWLAIAPVVAPLRTRDDALFVGWFGPIGVAALLYATISVRETGTEIGWIVGSLVIAASIVAHGATATPLTNAYGRASRSSE; encoded by the coding sequence ATGGAGCCGCTGAACGTCGCACTGGCGCTTCTCGGCGGACTGCTCCTCGCGCTGAACCTCTCGAGCGAGTTCGTTACCGACCGCGTTCCCGTCCTCTCCCAGCCGCTTCTCGCGACGGCGTTCGGCGCCGCTGTCGGCCCCGCGGGGCTGGGGCTGCTCGTCCTCTCGGCGTGGGGCGATCCGATCGCGATCCTCGAGCACGTCGCGCGGGTGACGGTCGGCTTCGCGGTCGTCGGCATCGCCCTCCGGGTCCCGGTTCAGTACGTCCGCCGACGGGCGGCCGCGCTCGCCGTCGTCCTCGGGCCGGGGATGGTCTCGATGTGGCTCGCCAGCAGCGCGCTCGTCTACGTCCTGCTCGGCGTGCCGGAGCGGACGGCGCTGTTGCTCGGCGCGATCGTGACGCCGACGGATCCGGTGATCGCCAACACCATCGTCACCGGCTCGCTCGCGGAGTCGCAGATCCCCGACCGGCTCAGACGGTTCCTTTCGACCGAAGCCGGCGCGAACGACGGACTCGCGTACCCGTTCGTCTTCCTCGCGATCTTCGCGCTCTCGCACCCGCTCGAGGGGGCCCTCTCGCGCTGGCTCGTCGACGCGGCGCTGGTGGGCGTCGGCGGCGCCGTCGCGCTCGGCGCGTTCGGAGGGACGGTCGTCGGCGTCCTCGAGCGGGAGGCCGAGCGCCGCGGCGCGCTGCTCGGGACGAGCGACGTCCTCGCGGCCTTCGTCGCCGGAATGGCGTACAACACGTTCGCCAATCCGCGCGACGAGGCGCTCGAGAGCGAGGTGCAGGACGCGATCAAGCGCCTGCTGACGATCCCGGCGTTCGTCGTCTTCGGCGCCGCGCTCCCGTGGGCGGAGTGGCGGACGCTCGGGGCGGCCGGAGTCGCACTCGGGATCGCGATCGTCCTCCTCCGTCGCCTTCCCGCGTGGCTCGCGATCGCCCCCGTCGTCGCTCCCCTCCGGACCCGCGACGACGCGCTGTTCGTCGGCTGGTTCGGCCCGATCGGCGTCGCGGCGCTGTTGTACGCGACCATTTCGGTCCGCGAGACGGGAACCGAGATCGGGTGGATCGTCGGGAGCCTCGTGATCGCGGCGTCGATCGTCGCGCACGGCGCGACGGCGACCCCGCTGACGAACGCCTACGGCCGCGCGTCGCGGTCGTCCGAGTGA
- the msrA gene encoding peptide-methionine (S)-S-oxide reductase MsrA yields MERATFGGGCFWCVEAAFEELEGVESVTSGYAGGHAENPTYEAVCSGETGHSEVVQLEYDPDVVRYEDLLEVFFTIHDPTTMNREGPDVGSQYRSAIYAHDDDQLGTAEAFVEELENEGLYEGIVTEIEPLETFYEAEEYHQNYFEKNPNDAYCTMHAAPKVEKVREKFGEKPAADD; encoded by the coding sequence ATGGAACGAGCGACGTTTGGCGGCGGCTGTTTCTGGTGCGTCGAGGCGGCATTCGAGGAACTCGAGGGCGTCGAATCGGTGACCTCCGGTTACGCGGGCGGCCACGCCGAGAACCCGACCTACGAGGCGGTGTGCAGCGGCGAAACCGGCCACTCGGAGGTCGTCCAGCTCGAGTACGATCCCGACGTCGTGCGCTACGAGGACTTACTCGAGGTCTTCTTTACGATCCACGACCCGACGACGATGAACCGCGAGGGGCCGGACGTCGGCAGCCAGTACCGCTCGGCGATCTACGCCCACGACGACGACCAACTCGGGACCGCCGAGGCGTTCGTCGAGGAACTCGAGAACGAGGGGCTCTACGAGGGGATCGTCACCGAAATCGAGCCGCTCGAGACCTTCTACGAGGCCGAGGAGTACCACCAGAACTACTTCGAGAAGAACCCCAACGACGCGTACTGTACGATGCACGCGGCCCCCAAGGTCGAGAAGGTTCGCGAGAAGTTCGGCGAGAAGCCGGCGGCCGACGACTGA
- a CDS encoding metallophosphoesterase, producing MGPDAHRSGAAVEPVPGEPAAVATVGDERALLIADYHAGYEAGLRYERGVDVPSHAPDRRERLLSVLERTEPDRLVVLGDLMHSIGDPGGAERGELEVLFESVPATLDVTVVKGNHDGGIGSWLEDATIVPGAGTVLGPVGVCHGHTWPSPAALESEVLCLGHEHPCVRLEDEVGGSRVEPVWLRGRLDPEPFRERPEYAHVSWLEGAETPPRLVVLPAFNELVGGTWVNVPGQSFLSPFLPEGLADGEAYLLDGTRLGLYDAV from the coding sequence ATGGGACCCGACGCGCACCGCTCGGGGGCAGCCGTCGAACCCGTCCCCGGCGAGCCGGCCGCGGTCGCGACCGTCGGAGACGAGCGCGCGCTGTTGATCGCGGACTACCACGCCGGCTACGAGGCCGGCCTGCGCTACGAGCGCGGCGTCGACGTTCCCAGTCACGCGCCCGACCGTCGCGAACGCCTTCTCTCGGTACTCGAGCGCACCGAGCCCGATCGACTGGTCGTCCTCGGCGACCTCATGCACTCGATCGGCGACCCCGGCGGCGCCGAGCGCGGCGAACTCGAGGTGCTGTTCGAGTCGGTTCCCGCGACGCTCGACGTGACGGTCGTCAAGGGGAACCACGACGGCGGCATCGGCTCCTGGCTCGAGGACGCGACGATCGTCCCCGGCGCCGGCACCGTTCTCGGCCCGGTCGGCGTCTGTCACGGCCACACCTGGCCGTCGCCGGCGGCGCTCGAGAGCGAGGTGCTCTGTCTCGGACACGAACACCCCTGCGTGCGTCTCGAGGACGAGGTCGGCGGCAGCCGCGTGGAACCGGTCTGGCTCCGGGGACGGCTCGATCCGGAGCCGTTTCGCGAGCGCCCCGAGTACGCGCACGTCTCGTGGCTCGAGGGCGCCGAGACGCCGCCGCGACTCGTCGTCCTGCCGGCGTTCAACGAACTCGTCGGCGGCACGTGGGTGAACGTGCCGGGTCAGTCGTTTCTCTCGCCGTTCCTGCCGGAGGGGCTCGCGGACGGCGAGGCGTACCTGCTCGACGGAACCCGACTCGGTCTGTACGACGCCGTCTGA
- a CDS encoding PGF-CTERM sorting domain-containing protein, protein MARDRTLSDGRAAVVSGLLAVVAGLLAVGLLVATPAVGSATATGVAVSEEAYQQPVPEPGDPYFEAAADDGSWISYINPRDEYRSPYLGDGSGKICVTLLNEAGEPIVGETVPNTTVTVPTGDEIGWHTRADPMVVEYPLTDNYERPLDADQFGTTSELPQGDGYLDAHCIETHGNPETATIEYGEVEIDGEHADRIEVVGYVQQQPGGDGWDTSVDPIEDAESYEDAGGSWTYRPDASHGQVVAVLQLTGGEHVDGDNETNADRDQNGNDDTSVENDATRDDTDDADGAAGDGTASGANAIPGFGAGAAVLALSIAAFAAHRRSSRE, encoded by the coding sequence ATGGCCCGCGATCGTACCCTCTCGGACGGCCGCGCTGCGGTCGTCAGCGGGCTCCTCGCGGTGGTCGCCGGACTTCTCGCGGTCGGTCTCCTCGTTGCGACGCCGGCCGTGGGATCGGCGACGGCCACCGGCGTTGCCGTCTCCGAAGAGGCCTACCAGCAACCCGTTCCGGAGCCGGGCGATCCGTACTTCGAAGCGGCCGCGGACGACGGCAGCTGGATCAGTTACATCAATCCCCGCGACGAGTACCGCAGCCCGTACCTCGGCGACGGCTCCGGAAAGATCTGCGTCACGCTACTCAACGAGGCGGGCGAGCCGATCGTCGGCGAAACGGTCCCGAACACGACCGTCACGGTGCCGACCGGCGACGAAATCGGGTGGCACACCCGCGCCGACCCGATGGTCGTCGAGTACCCGCTGACGGACAACTACGAGCGACCGCTCGACGCCGACCAGTTCGGGACGACCTCCGAGTTGCCCCAGGGCGACGGCTACCTCGACGCACACTGCATCGAGACGCACGGCAATCCCGAGACCGCCACGATCGAGTACGGCGAGGTCGAGATCGACGGCGAGCACGCCGATCGGATCGAGGTCGTCGGATACGTACAGCAGCAGCCGGGAGGGGACGGCTGGGACACCTCCGTCGACCCGATCGAGGACGCCGAATCCTACGAGGACGCCGGCGGTAGCTGGACCTACCGACCGGACGCGTCGCACGGGCAGGTCGTCGCGGTCCTCCAGCTGACCGGCGGCGAGCACGTCGACGGCGACAACGAGACGAACGCGGATCGAGACCAGAACGGGAACGACGACACGTCGGTGGAGAACGACGCAACCCGTGACGATACCGACGACGCGGACGGAGCGGCCGGCGACGGGACCGCAAGCGGCGCCAACGCCATCCCCGGATTCGGTGCCGGAGCCGCCGTACTCGCGCTCTCGATCGCCGCGTTCGCCGCGCACCGGCGGTCGTCTCGAGAGTGA